Proteins from a genomic interval of Phenylobacterium sp. LH3H17:
- the purF gene encoding amidophosphoribosyltransferase — protein MTQDLDRWRQSALNPRDPDDDTPRLECGVFGVFDVNAAAAITALGLHALQHRGQEACGIAVFDGQRFHTERHMGHVGDAFAGADLVDRLPGHMAIGHTRYSTAGGSFIRNVQPMFADLEAGGVALAHNGNLTNFLTLREQLVSEGAIFQSTSDSEVILHLLARSRKSRFVDRFIDALSRIEGGYALVALTNKKLVGVRDPLGIRPLVLGEIDGKYVLASETCALDMIGARFVRDIEHGEMVVIDHDGIESLKPFPAARARPCIFEYVYFARPDSVVNGRSVYDVRKRMGRRLAQESHVPVDVIVPVPDSGVPAALGYAQETGVPFEMGIIRNHYVGRTFIQPTQGARELGVRMKLSPNRNVLAGKRVMLIDDSIVRGTNSVRVVRMVREAGAAEVHLRSASPPIKWPDYYGIDMPDREHLLAANKSVEEIAKILEVDSMGYLSVDGLYAAMNADARDPVNPQFTDHYFTGDYPTRLLDREIAEGRNDGADRQLSFLVDA, from the coding sequence ATGACCCAGGATCTGGATCGATGGCGCCAATCGGCGCTGAATCCCCGGGATCCTGACGACGACACCCCCAGACTGGAATGCGGCGTGTTCGGCGTCTTCGACGTCAACGCCGCGGCCGCCATCACCGCGCTCGGCCTTCACGCCCTGCAGCATCGCGGCCAGGAGGCCTGCGGCATCGCGGTCTTCGACGGTCAGCGCTTCCACACCGAACGTCACATGGGCCATGTGGGCGACGCCTTCGCCGGCGCCGACCTTGTGGACCGCCTGCCCGGTCACATGGCCATCGGCCACACCCGCTACTCCACCGCGGGCGGCAGCTTCATCCGCAACGTCCAGCCGATGTTCGCCGATCTCGAGGCCGGCGGCGTGGCTCTGGCCCACAACGGCAACCTCACCAACTTTCTGACCCTGCGCGAGCAACTGGTCTCGGAGGGGGCGATCTTCCAGTCCACCTCCGATTCCGAAGTGATCCTCCACCTGCTGGCCCGGTCGCGGAAATCGCGGTTCGTGGACCGGTTCATCGACGCCCTGTCGCGGATCGAGGGCGGCTACGCCCTGGTGGCGCTGACCAACAAGAAGCTGGTGGGGGTGCGCGATCCGCTAGGCATCCGCCCCCTGGTGCTGGGCGAGATCGACGGCAAGTACGTCCTGGCCTCGGAGACCTGCGCCCTGGACATGATCGGCGCGCGCTTCGTGCGCGACATCGAACACGGCGAGATGGTGGTCATCGACCATGACGGTATCGAGAGCCTGAAGCCCTTCCCCGCCGCCCGCGCCCGGCCCTGCATCTTCGAATACGTCTATTTCGCCCGCCCCGACTCCGTCGTGAACGGACGCTCCGTCTATGACGTGCGCAAGCGCATGGGCCGCCGCCTGGCCCAGGAAAGCCACGTTCCGGTCGATGTGATCGTGCCGGTGCCCGACTCCGGCGTGCCCGCGGCGCTGGGCTACGCTCAGGAAACCGGCGTGCCCTTCGAAATGGGCATCATCCGCAACCACTATGTGGGCCGGACCTTCATCCAGCCCACGCAAGGCGCCCGCGAGCTGGGCGTGCGCATGAAGCTCTCGCCCAACCGCAACGTCCTGGCCGGCAAGCGGGTGATGCTGATCGACGACTCCATCGTGCGCGGCACCAATTCAGTACGCGTGGTGCGGATGGTCCGCGAGGCCGGGGCCGCCGAGGTGCATCTGCGCTCGGCCTCCCCGCCCATCAAGTGGCCCGACTACTACGGCATCGACATGCCCGACCGCGAGCACCTGCTGGCGGCCAACAAGTCGGTCGAGGAGATCGCCAAGATCCTCGAGGTCGACTCCATGGGCTATCTGTCGGTCGATGGGCTCTATGCGGCGATGAACGCCGACGCGCGCGATCCAGTGAACCCCCAGTTCACCGACCACTATTTCACCGGCGACTATCCGACGCGGCTTCTGGACCGCGAGATCGCCGAGGGCCGCAACGACGGGGCCGACCGACAGCTCTCGTTCCTGGTCGACGCGTGA
- a CDS encoding bile acid:sodium symporter family protein, with protein sequence MISRIAAWRNALGLDWYIAAIVGMVVLASILPARGEAAPVVATATKFGIALVFFLHGAKLSPDAVIKGLLHWRLHGLVLVTTFVLWPLTGLGAAALPSWVLPAALAPGVVFLACLPSTIQSAIGFTAIARGNVAAAVCGASASNLIGMVATPVMAGVLLGAQGEGVSLASLQAILLQLLAPFLAGQLLRPWVAGFIQRHAKPFGLVDRGSILLVVYNAFSGAVVAGIWSQVSALDLARIMLLCVVLLAMSLGFMVWVARARGFSTEDEIAIVFGGSNKSLAAGVPMAGVLFPAATVGFILLPVMLYHQFQLMTCAALAQRYAKRVSS encoded by the coding sequence GTGATCTCAAGGATCGCGGCCTGGCGTAATGCGCTGGGCCTGGATTGGTATATCGCCGCCATCGTCGGCATGGTCGTGCTGGCCTCGATCCTGCCGGCCCGGGGCGAGGCCGCGCCCGTGGTCGCCACCGCCACCAAGTTCGGCATCGCCCTGGTCTTCTTCCTGCACGGCGCCAAGCTCAGCCCAGACGCAGTGATCAAGGGCCTGCTGCACTGGCGGCTGCACGGCCTGGTGCTGGTCACCACCTTCGTCCTCTGGCCGCTGACCGGCCTGGGCGCGGCGGCGCTGCCGAGCTGGGTCCTGCCGGCCGCCCTGGCGCCGGGCGTGGTGTTCCTGGCCTGCCTGCCCTCGACCATCCAGTCGGCCATCGGCTTCACCGCCATCGCCCGGGGCAATGTGGCCGCGGCGGTCTGCGGCGCCTCGGCCTCCAACCTGATCGGCATGGTCGCCACCCCGGTGATGGCGGGCGTCCTGCTGGGCGCCCAGGGCGAAGGCGTCTCGCTCGCGTCGCTGCAGGCCATCCTACTGCAGCTCCTGGCGCCCTTCCTGGCGGGCCAGCTCCTGCGGCCGTGGGTCGCCGGCTTCATCCAGCGTCACGCCAAGCCCTTCGGCCTGGTGGATCGGGGCTCGATCCTGCTGGTGGTCTACAACGCCTTCTCCGGCGCGGTCGTCGCCGGCATCTGGAGCCAGGTTTCGGCCCTGGACCTGGCCAGGATCATGCTGCTCTGCGTGGTCCTCCTGGCCATGTCGCTCGGTTTCATGGTCTGGGTCGCCCGCGCTCGCGGCTTCTCCACCGAGGATGAGATCGCCATCGTGTTCGGGGGCTCCAACAAGAGCCTCGCCGCCGGGGTTCCCATGGCCGGGGTGCTGTTCCCCGCCGCCACTGTGGGCTTCATTCTCCTGCCGGTGATGCTCTATCACCAGTTCCAACTGATGACCTGCGCCGCCCTGGCGCAGCGCTACGCCAAACGAGTTTCTTCATGA
- a CDS encoding CvpA family protein, producing MGLDPLPWFDIIVGLALLVSAGVGFYRGGTREVVTALALVVAAVAAIYGLRWSGPIGRNLIDPDWLGTVSAGLVVFVAIYGLLRITGAGMVRKVRDMQVLGMLDRLIGLGFGLIRAVVVLGAFHLVFHAATPPDRLPKWMTGAAFYPLTRASADTLKAMAPKGFDMADKLRPSFDEAVRDGSKSAGGDSRDAQGYDPGERGGLDDLVEKSR from the coding sequence ATGGGACTAGATCCCCTGCCCTGGTTCGACATCATCGTCGGCTTGGCCCTGTTGGTTTCGGCGGGGGTCGGCTTCTATCGGGGCGGCACGCGGGAAGTGGTCACGGCGCTCGCCCTCGTCGTGGCGGCGGTCGCGGCGATCTACGGGCTGCGTTGGTCGGGACCCATCGGCCGCAACCTGATCGATCCAGACTGGCTGGGCACGGTGAGCGCCGGCCTGGTGGTGTTCGTGGCAATCTACGGCCTGTTGCGCATCACCGGAGCCGGCATGGTGCGCAAGGTCCGCGACATGCAGGTGCTGGGCATGCTGGACCGGCTTATCGGCCTGGGATTCGGCCTGATCCGCGCCGTGGTGGTCCTCGGGGCCTTCCATCTGGTGTTCCACGCCGCCACGCCGCCGGACCGGCTGCCCAAGTGGATGACGGGTGCGGCCTTTTATCCCCTGACCCGCGCCTCGGCCGATACGCTAAAGGCCATGGCGCCCAAGGGTTTCGACATGGCCGACAAGCTGCGGCCCTCCTTCGACGAGGCGGTTCGTGACGGTTCCAAGTCAGCCGGGGGTGACTCTCGTGACGCTCAAGGCTATGACCCCGGCGAACGCGGCGGGCTCGACGATCTGGTGGAGAAATCCCGATGA
- the radA gene encoding DNA repair protein RadA has protein sequence MARDGAVYVCQSCGATQTKWAGQCPACGAWNTLVEELQSRPPGALAPSKASRTRGLAFQGLDEHTPSPPRIATGVDEFDRVCGGGVVPGSAILLGGDPGVGKSTLLMQVMASAARRGASCAYISGEEAIAQVRSRAQRMGLADAPVKLATETSLRDILDSLKREKFDLVVIDSIQTMWSDVHEAAPGSVTQVRAATGELVRLAKKQGVAIILVGHVTKEGTIAGPRVIEHMVDAVLAFEGERGYPFRILRAVKNRFGATDEIGVFEMGDAGLGEVKNPSALFLDTSGERAAGAAVFAGIEGSRPVLVEFQALVAPSAYGTPRRAVVGWDSGRLAMVLAVLETRCGLSLGNRDVYLNVAGGLRVNEPAADLAAAAALASSALDAALPQDCVVFGEISLSGDIRPVSRMDSRLKEAAKLGFRRALGPKDIDGGGMKIDGVSRLAEAIARIGESQWD, from the coding sequence ATGGCCCGCGACGGCGCCGTCTATGTCTGCCAGTCCTGCGGGGCCACGCAGACCAAGTGGGCCGGCCAGTGTCCCGCCTGCGGCGCCTGGAACACCCTGGTCGAGGAACTGCAGTCGCGGCCGCCCGGCGCGCTCGCGCCCAGCAAGGCCTCGCGCACCCGGGGCCTGGCCTTTCAGGGCCTGGACGAGCACACACCCTCCCCGCCCCGGATCGCCACCGGCGTGGACGAGTTCGACCGGGTCTGCGGCGGCGGAGTGGTGCCCGGCTCGGCGATCCTGTTGGGCGGCGACCCCGGAGTCGGCAAGTCGACATTGCTGATGCAGGTGATGGCCAGCGCCGCGCGGCGTGGGGCCTCCTGCGCCTACATCTCCGGCGAAGAGGCCATCGCCCAGGTGCGCAGCCGCGCCCAGCGCATGGGCCTGGCCGACGCGCCGGTGAAGCTCGCCACCGAGACCAGCCTGCGCGACATCCTCGACAGCCTGAAGCGCGAGAAGTTCGACCTGGTGGTCATCGACTCCATCCAGACCATGTGGAGCGACGTTCATGAGGCCGCGCCGGGCTCGGTGACCCAGGTCCGCGCCGCCACCGGCGAACTGGTGCGGCTGGCCAAGAAGCAGGGCGTGGCGATCATCCTGGTGGGCCACGTGACCAAGGAGGGGACCATCGCCGGTCCCCGGGTGATCGAGCACATGGTCGACGCCGTCCTGGCCTTCGAGGGTGAGCGGGGCTATCCGTTCCGCATCCTGCGGGCGGTGAAGAACCGCTTCGGGGCCACCGACGAGATCGGGGTGTTCGAGATGGGCGACGCAGGCCTGGGCGAGGTGAAGAACCCGTCAGCCCTGTTCCTCGACACCTCTGGCGAGCGGGCGGCCGGCGCGGCGGTGTTCGCCGGCATTGAGGGTTCGCGGCCGGTTCTGGTGGAGTTCCAGGCCCTGGTGGCCCCCTCGGCCTACGGCACGCCGCGCCGCGCGGTGGTGGGCTGGGACAGCGGGCGGCTGGCCATGGTGCTGGCGGTGTTGGAGACCCGTTGCGGCCTGTCGCTGGGCAATCGCGACGTCTATCTCAACGTGGCGGGCGGCCTGCGGGTCAATGAGCCCGCCGCCGACCTGGCGGCGGCCGCCGCGCTGGCGTCCTCCGCGCTGGACGCGGCCCTGCCGCAAGATTGCGTGGTGTTCGGAGAGATCAGCCTATCCGGCGACATTCGCCCGGTCAGCCGCATGGACTCGCGCCTGAAGGAGGCCGCCAAGCTGGGGTTCCGCCGGGCGCTCGGCCCGAAAGACATCGACGGTGGCGGCATGAAGATCGACGGCGTGAGCCGCCTGGCCGAGGCCATCGCCCGTATCGGCGAGAGCCAATGGGACTAG
- the der gene encoding ribosome biogenesis GTPase Der: protein MPMRLAIVGRPNVGKSTLFNRLAGRKLAIVDDQPGVTRDRRYGTGRIGDLDLELIDTAGFEDVTDDSLESRMRQQTELAIAEADVALFVIDARDGVTPMDEVFAEILRKHDKPVIVAANKAESKASDVGVMEAFGLGLGEPVAISAEHGEGMADLFQALLAVQPDDDEEAAEEADKPIRIAIVGRPNAGKSTLVNKLIGEDRLLTGPEAGITRDAISVDWTWDGQAIRLVDTAGLRRKARVQENLEKLSTHDSIRAITFAEIVILVMDATHPFEIQDLQIADLVEREGRGLVFCLAKWDLVADQGATLKYLIEEAGRLLPQLRGSPVIALSAETGRHLDRLMPAVIKVHKDWSTKVKTRDLNDWLHMAIERHPPPAVGGRRVRPKYMAQTKARPPTFVLFATRADQLPDHYRRYLINSLRESFDMPGVPMRLTVKSNKNPYAEGEDKGGPKPRSQAPVFAPKIGKKAAAPKGVAATRAGITAAAMAADLDAPAVKAKPKPKVKPKTKLASVGKLKIGAGPTPKGRKAKLMRPGVKPKRASRPPPSRKSGR, encoded by the coding sequence ATGCCGATGCGACTAGCCATTGTCGGGCGTCCCAATGTCGGGAAGTCCACGCTGTTCAATCGGCTGGCCGGGCGCAAGCTCGCCATTGTCGACGACCAGCCGGGGGTCACCCGCGACCGGCGCTATGGCACGGGCCGGATCGGCGACCTGGACCTGGAACTGATCGACACCGCCGGCTTCGAGGACGTCACCGACGACAGCCTCGAATCCCGGATGCGCCAGCAGACCGAGCTCGCCATCGCCGAAGCCGACGTGGCTCTGTTCGTCATCGATGCCCGCGATGGCGTGACCCCGATGGACGAGGTGTTCGCCGAGATCCTGCGAAAGCACGACAAGCCGGTGATCGTCGCGGCCAACAAAGCCGAGAGCAAGGCTAGCGACGTCGGCGTCATGGAGGCCTTCGGCCTGGGCCTGGGCGAGCCCGTCGCCATCTCCGCCGAGCACGGCGAGGGCATGGCGGACCTCTTCCAGGCGCTGCTGGCCGTCCAGCCGGACGATGACGAGGAGGCCGCCGAGGAGGCCGACAAGCCGATTCGCATCGCCATCGTCGGCCGCCCGAACGCAGGCAAGTCGACCTTGGTCAACAAGCTGATCGGTGAGGATCGCCTGCTGACCGGCCCGGAGGCCGGCATCACCCGCGACGCCATCTCCGTCGATTGGACCTGGGACGGTCAGGCCATCCGCCTCGTCGACACCGCGGGCCTGCGCCGCAAGGCCAGGGTCCAGGAGAACCTGGAGAAGCTTTCCACCCACGACTCGATCCGGGCGATCACCTTCGCCGAGATCGTCATCCTGGTGATGGACGCCACCCACCCCTTCGAGATCCAGGACCTGCAGATCGCCGACCTAGTCGAGCGGGAAGGGCGCGGGCTGGTCTTCTGCCTGGCCAAGTGGGACCTGGTGGCCGACCAAGGCGCGACGCTCAAATACCTCATCGAGGAGGCCGGCCGGCTGCTGCCGCAGCTTCGCGGTTCGCCGGTCATCGCGCTCTCGGCCGAGACCGGACGCCATCTGGACCGGCTGATGCCCGCGGTGATCAAGGTCCACAAGGACTGGTCGACCAAGGTCAAGACCCGCGACCTCAACGACTGGCTGCACATGGCCATCGAGCGCCATCCGCCGCCGGCCGTGGGCGGTCGTCGCGTTCGGCCGAAGTACATGGCCCAGACCAAAGCGCGGCCTCCGACCTTCGTGCTGTTCGCCACGCGCGCCGACCAGCTGCCCGATCACTACCGGCGCTACCTGATCAACTCGTTGCGCGAAAGCTTCGACATGCCGGGTGTGCCCATGCGGCTCACCGTCAAGTCGAACAAGAACCCCTATGCCGAGGGCGAGGACAAGGGTGGGCCCAAGCCGCGGTCCCAGGCCCCGGTGTTCGCCCCCAAGATCGGCAAGAAGGCCGCAGCCCCCAAGGGCGTCGCGGCCACCCGCGCCGGAATCACCGCCGCAGCCATGGCGGCGGACCTCGATGCGCCGGCCGTGAAGGCCAAGCCGAAACCCAAGGTGAAGCCCAAGACCAAACTGGCCTCGGTGGGCAAGTTGAAGATCGGCGCCGGACCCACACCCAAGGGGCGCAAGGCCAAGCTGATGCGTCCCGGCGTCAAGCCGAAGCGAGCTTCCCGGCCCCCGCCCAGTCGGAAAAGCGGACGTTGA
- a CDS encoding SDR family NAD(P)-dependent oxidoreductase, with amino-acid sequence MTASLPLDGKIALVTGATRGIGRACALALAQAGAHVVAVGRTQGALESLDDEIKAATGKSATLVPLDLTQGDTIDGLGLAIHERFGRLDVLVHAAAILGGLSPISHIDPSNWEKVFSSNVTATYRLIRSTERLLRVSPAGRGIFFTTGRVERPKAFWGAYGASKAALEHLVRTWADELENTTIRAVLVDPGVMRTKMRAEAMPGEDPMTLPEPAEIGPMIVELAQADLGLPKVNVRFSDWAGAGKLASA; translated from the coding sequence ATGACCGCCTCCCTCCCCCTCGACGGCAAGATCGCCCTGGTCACCGGCGCCACCCGCGGCATCGGCCGCGCCTGCGCCCTGGCGCTGGCCCAGGCCGGGGCCCACGTGGTCGCGGTCGGCCGAACCCAGGGGGCGCTGGAATCCCTGGACGACGAGATCAAGGCCGCCACCGGCAAGTCCGCGACCCTCGTGCCGCTCGACCTGACCCAGGGCGACACCATCGACGGCCTGGGTCTGGCCATCCACGAACGGTTCGGCCGGCTGGACGTGCTGGTCCACGCCGCCGCCATCCTGGGCGGCCTGTCGCCGATCTCGCATATCGACCCGTCGAACTGGGAGAAGGTGTTCTCGAGCAACGTCACCGCGACCTACCGGCTGATCCGCTCCACCGAGCGGCTGCTGCGGGTGTCGCCGGCCGGACGTGGCATCTTCTTCACCACCGGCCGCGTGGAGCGTCCCAAGGCGTTCTGGGGAGCCTATGGCGCCTCGAAGGCCGCCCTGGAGCACCTGGTGCGCACCTGGGCCGACGAGCTGGAGAACACCACCATCCGCGCGGTTCTGGTCGATCCCGGCGTCATGCGCACCAAGATGCGCGCCGAGGCCATGCCGGGCGAGGATCCGATGACCCTGCCCGAGCCCGCCGAGATTGGTCCGATGATCGTGGAGCTCGCGCAGGCCGATCTGGGCCTGCCCAAGGTCAACGTCCGCTTTTCCGACTGGGCGGGGGCCGGGAAGCTCGCTTCGGCTTGA
- the alr gene encoding alanine racemase, whose translation MPAPSSARLTIDLDALAQNYAVLRDLAPGAEPAPVVKADGYGLGAVPVARRLWTEGARAFFVARLSEGEALRAGLGPERPATIHVLDGFTPGTGPRLTAANLTPVLSSLAQIESASTFAGPVAIQVDTGMNRQGLTGAEARDLAATLPPGLRVETIMSHLGSATDPADPRSAAQLDAFASVRPLFPHARASFAASAGIALGHVYHFDLVRPGISLYGGGPEERPDARLKSVATYEAPILYLRQVEAGEMIGYGSKTIVETDSRIAVVAAGYADGLIRCAMGRSQAWFAGALRKVLIITMDLIAIEIGDAQANPGDMVELLGPHVLLDDLAAAAGTVAHECLVRLGGRAERVYLGQR comes from the coding sequence ATGCCTGCTCCCTCCTCCGCGCGCCTGACCATCGATCTCGACGCGCTCGCCCAAAATTACGCCGTGCTACGCGACCTGGCCCCGGGCGCGGAGCCCGCGCCGGTGGTCAAGGCCGACGGCTACGGCCTGGGCGCCGTTCCCGTGGCCAGGCGCCTGTGGACCGAAGGCGCTCGGGCTTTCTTCGTGGCCCGTTTGAGCGAGGGCGAGGCCCTGCGCGCAGGCCTCGGGCCAGAACGGCCGGCCACCATCCATGTGTTGGACGGCTTCACGCCGGGGACCGGACCGCGCCTGACGGCGGCGAACCTAACGCCCGTGCTCTCCAGCCTGGCGCAGATCGAGTCAGCGAGCACCTTCGCCGGACCCGTCGCCATCCAGGTCGACACCGGCATGAACCGGCAGGGGCTCACGGGGGCGGAGGCCCGGGACCTGGCGGCAACCCTGCCGCCGGGACTGCGCGTCGAGACGATCATGAGCCACCTGGGTTCAGCCACTGACCCGGCCGATCCTCGCAGCGCCGCCCAGCTCGACGCCTTCGCCTCGGTGCGGCCGTTGTTTCCCCACGCGCGCGCGAGTTTCGCGGCCTCCGCGGGCATCGCGCTGGGGCATGTCTATCATTTCGACCTCGTCCGGCCGGGGATCAGCCTTTATGGCGGCGGTCCCGAGGAGCGGCCAGACGCACGTTTGAAGTCCGTGGCGACCTATGAGGCGCCGATCCTCTATCTGCGCCAGGTCGAGGCCGGCGAGATGATCGGCTACGGCTCCAAGACGATCGTCGAAACCGACAGCCGCATCGCCGTGGTTGCGGCGGGTTATGCCGACGGGCTGATCCGCTGCGCCATGGGCCGCAGCCAGGCCTGGTTCGCCGGCGCGCTGCGCAAAGTTCTGATCATCACCATGGACCTGATCGCTATCGAGATCGGCGACGCCCAAGCCAACCCTGGCGACATGGTCGAGCTGCTGGGGCCTCATGTCCTGCTGGACGATCTAGCCGCGGCGGCCGGCACCGTGGCGCACGAATGCCTCGTGCGCCTCGGCGGGCGGGCCGAGCGGGTCTATCTGGGGCAGCGCTAA
- a CDS encoding Yip1 family protein codes for MSAVEPGSAASGLVERAKSILLQPSATWAVIDDEPATIGGLYKGYAIPLALIPAVAGLIGAIVFGYGMFGINYKPTILSALVGAVVNFGIALASVYLLALIIDGLAPSFGGTKNQIQAFKVAVYASTASWLAGIFMIYPPLGILGLLGLYSLFLLHRGLPILMKAPQEKATTYTVVVVIAAIVLAIIAAAILSPIRSLGQGSGLMADHSAGTVTFGGNKVDVGKLEEASKKMEAAAKQIESGEGPPSTDPSLLKAYLPADVAGFTRTEVTTGSGGAGGVTGSQAEGIYTKGDASIRLSVTDLGAAGALAGMAGAFNVQSSTESDGKYEKVGKVDGRMTTESYNATSKHGEYSVLVGDRFMVAAEGDGVRIEELKAAVASVGPARLEALAKKG; via the coding sequence ATGAGCGCAGTTGAACCGGGGTCCGCCGCGTCGGGACTCGTCGAGCGTGCGAAATCCATACTGCTGCAGCCTTCGGCCACCTGGGCTGTGATCGACGACGAGCCGGCGACGATCGGGGGGCTCTACAAGGGCTATGCCATCCCCCTGGCCCTGATCCCGGCGGTGGCCGGCCTGATCGGCGCCATCGTCTTCGGCTACGGGATGTTCGGCATCAACTACAAGCCGACGATCCTCTCGGCCCTGGTCGGCGCGGTGGTGAACTTCGGTATCGCCCTTGCCAGCGTCTACCTCCTGGCCCTGATCATCGATGGCCTGGCCCCCAGCTTCGGCGGGACGAAGAACCAGATCCAGGCGTTCAAGGTCGCGGTCTATGCCAGCACCGCAAGCTGGCTGGCGGGGATCTTCATGATCTATCCCCCGCTAGGCATCCTGGGCCTGCTCGGCCTCTACAGCCTGTTCCTGCTCCACAGGGGCCTGCCCATCCTGATGAAGGCGCCCCAGGAGAAGGCGACGACCTACACCGTGGTGGTGGTCATCGCCGCTATCGTGCTGGCGATCATCGCCGCGGCGATCCTCAGCCCGATCCGCAGCCTGGGACAGGGGTCGGGCCTGATGGCCGACCACAGCGCCGGAACCGTCACCTTCGGAGGCAACAAGGTCGACGTCGGCAAGCTGGAGGAAGCCTCGAAGAAGATGGAGGCCGCCGCCAAGCAGATCGAGAGCGGGGAGGGGCCGCCGTCCACTGATCCCAGCCTGCTGAAGGCCTATCTGCCGGCCGACGTGGCGGGTTTCACCCGGACCGAGGTCACCACGGGCTCTGGCGGCGCCGGCGGCGTCACAGGCTCGCAGGCCGAAGGCATCTACACCAAGGGCGACGCGAGCATCCGGCTCAGCGTCACAGACCTGGGCGCGGCGGGCGCCCTGGCCGGCATGGCCGGGGCCTTCAACGTCCAGTCGTCCACCGAGAGCGACGGCAAGTATGAGAAAGTCGGCAAGGTCGACGGCCGCATGACCACCGAATCCTACAACGCCACCTCGAAGCACGGCGAGTACAGCGTCCTGGTCGGCGACCGGTTCATGGTCGCCGCCGAGGGCGACGGCGTCCGCATCGAGGAGCTGAAGGCCGCCGTGGCCTCGGTCGGTCCGGCTCGGCTGGAGGCGCTGGCCAAGAAGGGCTAG
- a CDS encoding PQQ-binding-like beta-propeller repeat protein, with translation MTSIRRNSLLVLLLAASLAVSGCSTINRLNPFNRGGDDAPGETASEGERISIVAADQKLEVAEALKGADFFLPTPATVTEWPLPGGTAEQSVGHPEAGGGLSIAWKRGFGQGSGKGAYVTAPPVAANGKVFVMDGEATVSAFDAQSGSQVWKANLRPSSKRDKEAFGGGLAVADGKLYVASGYRFVAQLNADTGAVVWKTMTEQPIHAAPTVSGGRLFVVAVDNTLLTFDTANGADGWTYQGLSESARILAASSPAVSGDTVVAAFGSGELVALRAANGNDLWNEALSRANRNNALSEIRDIPGRPVIYQGDVFAVSHSGVFAATDLRTGQARWSLPVTGITTPWPAGDVVYVVSKSGEVICVARESGQIYWIRDLGVGREQSKGGLFGMKFLGRKNYSTRPVWSSPILASNRIVLAGTSGELVAINAKTGEVEKTMNLGSPTLIGPIAVNGTIFVVTDEAQLIALR, from the coding sequence ATGACGTCTATTCGCCGTAACAGCCTGCTCGTCCTGCTCCTCGCGGCCTCCCTGGCCGTGAGCGGCTGCTCGACGATCAACAGGCTGAACCCGTTCAACCGCGGCGGGGACGACGCTCCCGGCGAGACCGCCTCTGAGGGCGAGCGCATCTCGATCGTCGCGGCCGACCAGAAGCTGGAAGTCGCCGAGGCCCTCAAGGGCGCGGACTTCTTCCTGCCGACCCCGGCGACGGTCACCGAGTGGCCGCTGCCCGGCGGCACGGCCGAGCAGTCGGTCGGCCATCCGGAGGCCGGCGGCGGCCTGTCCATCGCCTGGAAGCGCGGCTTCGGCCAGGGCTCGGGCAAGGGCGCCTACGTCACCGCCCCGCCGGTGGCGGCCAACGGCAAGGTCTTCGTCATGGATGGCGAGGCCACGGTCTCGGCCTTCGACGCCCAGTCCGGCTCCCAGGTCTGGAAGGCCAACCTCCGCCCCAGCAGCAAGCGTGACAAGGAAGCCTTCGGCGGCGGTCTCGCCGTGGCCGACGGCAAGCTCTATGTCGCCTCGGGCTATCGCTTCGTCGCCCAGCTCAACGCCGACACCGGCGCCGTGGTCTGGAAGACCATGACCGAACAGCCGATCCACGCCGCGCCCACGGTCTCGGGTGGGCGACTGTTCGTGGTCGCCGTGGACAACACCCTGCTGACCTTCGACACCGCCAACGGCGCCGACGGTTGGACCTATCAGGGCCTGTCGGAATCGGCCCGCATCCTGGCGGCCTCCTCGCCCGCGGTTTCGGGCGACACCGTCGTCGCGGCCTTCGGCTCCGGAGAACTGGTGGCGCTGCGCGCGGCGAACGGCAACGACCTTTGGAACGAAGCTCTCAGCCGCGCCAACCGTAACAACGCGCTGTCCGAGATCCGCGACATCCCCGGCCGCCCGGTGATCTACCAGGGCGACGTCTTCGCGGTCAGCCACTCGGGTGTGTTCGCCGCCACCGACCTTCGCACTGGCCAGGCGCGCTGGAGCCTGCCGGTGACCGGCATCACCACGCCATGGCCGGCCGGCGATGTGGTCTATGTGGTGTCGAAGTCCGGCGAGGTGATCTGCGTCGCCCGTGAGAGCGGCCAGATCTACTGGATCCGCGACCTGGGCGTCGGGCGCGAGCAGTCCAAGGGCGGCCTGTTCGGGATGAAATTCCTGGGCCGGAAGAACTATTCGACCCGCCCGGTCTGGTCGAGCCCGATCCTGGCCTCGAATCGGATCGTCCTGGCCGGCACCAGCGGTGAGCTGGTGGCGATCAACGCCAAGACCGGCGAGGTCGAGAAGACCATGAACCTTGGATCCCCCACCCTGATCGGCCCGATCGCGGTGAACGGGACCATCTTTGTCGTGACGGATGAGGCTCAACTCATCGCGCTGCGCTAG